The genomic interval AGACCCTTCGTCTTGTTGCGCCACATCGGCAGGTGAAACGTATAGCCGATCATCACCCACGGCGGCTCCTGGTCCAGCAGGTCCTCCATCTCGCGAATCAGCTTCGCGCGAGCCGTGGGGTTGGTCTCGGAATCGACCTGCGCCAGCAGCCGGTCAAACCTGGGGTCGGAGAACCCGGCCCAGTTGCGGGAGCCGCCGGTCTTGAAGTAGTCGGCGGCGAGCGGCACGATATCGGAGAGCAGGTGCCCGGGCGTGTCGATCACGACCCCGTAGTTGCCCGCCGCCTGCTCCTGCACGAGCACCGCGCGCTCGGCGACCCGGATCTTGGCCTCGATGTTCAGCGTCCGCTTCAGTTGCTCCTGAAATGCCGGCGCCAGGATCTCGGAATGCGGGGCCACCGAGGCGACGAGCAGATCGACGCCTTTGATCCCGTCGCCATAACCGGCCTCGGCGAGCAACTTTTTCGCGGTGGGGATGTCCGCCGATTTGTCCGCCCGGTACCCCGGGAGCTTGAGGATCTCCGCGGTCGGGAGCGCGTATGTGTCGCCGTGCGGCACCCATCGGGTATTGTCGATCGGCTCTTGCGTTTGGAACGCCTTGATGAGGTCCTGCCGGCTGACCGCGAGGTGAATCGCCCGGCGGACACGCGCATCGTCGAACGGTTTCTTCCGGCAGTTGAACAGGACGGCGTACGCCCCGAAGTTGTAGAGTTTCTTGCCGCTGACGATGTCTTTGCGCTTTTCCCCCTCCGCGAAGGTCTCGATCGACACATTCCACGACATGTCTGCCTGGCCCGTGAGGACGGCGGTCCCCCGGTCGGTCCAGGCGGGTACGTGCACCAGCTCCAGGCTGTCAAGGTAGGGCAGGTCCGGATCCCAGTAGTTCGGGTTGCGCACGAACGTCCACTTCTCGGCCTGCTTATGTTCTTTGAACACGAAGGGGCCGGTCCCCGGAGCGATCACTTTGCGCAGATCCCCCTGGTTCTCATCCAGCGATTTCTTCGAATAGATGACCATCGCCGGCTGCGCGAGCAGCTCGAGGAAGTAGACGCGGGGCTCCTTGAGCACGACCCGGAAGGTCTTGGGATCCGGCGCATCGATCCTGTCGACGACGGTGAAGAGACCCTTGTTCTCGCTGACGATGCCCTGCGGCGGGCTGATGATACGCTGGTATGAGGCAAGAACGTCGGCGGAGCTGAGGGGCGTGCCGT from bacterium carries:
- a CDS encoding ABC transporter substrate-binding protein; the protein is MGGRNHTSRREFLKLVGVGTAGTLLLPPPAAAASPVPVSGPRMRAPEPNPKRGGTLRNAFGVTTAHFDVHQGANAFVLCHMYNGLVTYNLGDGIKTVVPDLAARWTISPDGRTYTFLLREGVKFHDGTPLSSADVLASYQRIISPPQGIVSENKGLFTVVDRIDAPDPKTFRVVLKEPRVYFLELLAQPAMVIYSKKSLDENQGDLRKVIAPGTGPFVFKEHKQAEKWTFVRNPNYWDPDLPYLDSLELVHVPAWTDRGTAVLTGQADMSWNVSIETFAEGEKRKDIVSGKKLYNFGAYAVLFNCRKKPFDDARVRRAIHLAVSRQDLIKAFQTQEPIDNTRWVPHGDTYALPTAEILKLPGYRADKSADIPTAKKLLAEAGYGDGIKGVDLLVASVAPHSEILAPAFQEQLKRTLNIEAKIRVAERAVLVQEQAAGNYGVVIDTPGHLLSDIVPLAADYFKTGGSRNWAGFSDPRFDRLLAQVDSETNPTARAKLIREMEDLLDQEPPWVMIGYTFHLPMWRNKTKGLALDRRVRALWGRLDTAWEEP